CGTAGAACACCTCGAGAGGTCGCGGGGGACGGAAAGCTCGCAAGGCCAGGGGGAAACAGCCACGAGCTTCCGCGACCTGCGAAGCCCTCTCGCGCGCCGAAGCGGCAGAAGAAGGAAAGGGACCGAGGGTGAAAAGGTCCGGCCAGTGGGAGTCGGCCACGCCGGGTGTGCCCACGGAGTCCGCACCGCAGAGGGCCACGAGACGGGCGAGCGTGACGGAAAGCTTTTCGGGAGAAGGCCCGGAGGGTCGAAAAAGGTCGAGCTGCGCCGGGCGCAGGAGCTCGGGCGTGGCCCGCAGCCGGATCCCTTCCACGGGAGCGGAAGGCGGAGAGTTCTCGAGCCGGAGCCGCACGAGGGCGAGTAGAGCCTTCACGTCGTTGCTCGGCACGGCCACGGGCACCGTGCGCCGCTCTCGCCCTCCGCTCGTGAGGCCCAGTTCGAGCTCGAGCTCGCCACACACGAAACCCCGGAGCTGCGCCCGGGCCACGAGGCGATCGAGGAGCCGGCGTGTCACGAAAAGAAAAGGTTCGAGGGTCTCGATGCCGTACTCGAGCTCCGTGCTTTCCTCGAGGACGAGGGGCGCAGGACGAGCCACGAGAGGGTGGGGATCCTCGCCCCGGGCCTTTCGAACGAGACTCACCCCTTCGCTCCCGAGCCGTGTTCCCACGGCGTCGACGGGGAGGGCGAGGAGCTGTCCGACCGTGCGGATTCCCCACCGGCGCAGTTTCCGGGCGAGCTCGGGGTCGGGCTCGAGCGACTCCACCGGCAGGGGAGCGAGAAACGCCCACTCTTCCCCCGGCGGGATGACCGTCACGCCCCCGCCGTCCCGCGCCGCGAGGTAAGCGGCCACTTTGGTCGACCCGAGACCCACGTGCGCTTCGATGCCCACGGCTCGGGCGCGCCGGGCCAGGGCGTTCGCCAGGGCGAGTTCGGTGGGAAACATGCCGCCGAGCCCGTCCACGTCGAGGTAGACGACTCCGCGGCCCGCGTCTTCCACCCGGGGCGAAAGGGAATCCGCCACGTCGCAAAGTGCAGCTTGCGTAGCCCTTTCGGCTTCGGGATCCGCCGGACGCAGGGCGACCCGCGCATCCACGCCGCGGGCCTGCGTCGCGGTCATCCCCGGCGTCACGCCGAGGCGAGCGGCGAGGTCGGAGACCGCGACCACGAGGGCCCGTGCTCCGGGGCCGTCCGTGACCGCCAGCGCCTCTCCGCGCCGCTCGGGCTCAACCCGCAGCACGGCGGCCAGAGGCAGGTCGGGAACGTAAAGACAAGCAACCCGCATGGGACGCCCTCCCCACCTCCGCA
This Candidatus Binatia bacterium DNA region includes the following protein-coding sequences:
- the imuB gene encoding protein ImuB, which encodes MRVACLYVPDLPLAAVLRVEPERRGEALAVTDGPGARALVVAVSDLAARLGVTPGMTATQARGVDARVALRPADPEAERATQAALCDVADSLSPRVEDAGRGVVYLDVDGLGGMFPTELALANALARRARAVGIEAHVGLGSTKVAAYLAARDGGGVTVIPPGEEWAFLAPLPVESLEPDPELARKLRRWGIRTVGQLLALPVDAVGTRLGSEGVSLVRKARGEDPHPLVARPAPLVLEESTELEYGIETLEPFLFVTRRLLDRLVARAQLRGFVCGELELELGLTSGGRERRTVPVAVPSNDVKALLALVRLRLENSPPSAPVEGIRLRATPELLRPAQLDLFRPSGPSPEKLSVTLARLVALCGADSVGTPGVADSHWPDLFTLGPFPSSAASARERASQVAEARGCFPLALRAFRPPRPLEVFYDRGRLDYVRGEGLSGRVVLVAGPWRVESDWWNDGARSRDYYEVQLSDGGVYRLYCERATRAWYADGVYD